The nucleotide window ACCCCGTATTGCACATCGCTGGTGTTATCTCCGTCATATTGACTTTCTTTTTGTTCAAGAACCAACTCCATCTATTCCAGACTTCCTCCCCCGTGACTTCCTCTCTCGTGGTCATGAAGCAGAGGTTCACTGACGGGCTGCACACCTGCTGGGGGGGTCAGCTCCCTGACAAACAGCGCCGGACGGCATATCGTGGTTTCCCAACATCAGAATGTTGTACTTACGCCGACACCCTTCAGCGCTAGGCATGGGGGGTCGGGTGCGACCTTCCTCACTCTCTCGATCGCAAAATGGTTCCTCGAGAAACTGAACCTCCACGAGCTCAGGGCCGATCCTGTGGAGCAAAGGGCGAGGTAAGAGAGGAGCAGAGTGAGCCAATATCTcatgatgggcggcagcCGTTCAGCCGGCTTGTGACAAACTTTTGATGCAACTGTGATCCAGTCTGCCGCCAGGACGCAGAGGCGTGACCCTCCGTACTGGACGCACAAGGCCGACCGAGCACAGCAGGACGGGACAGGCCGGCCATTAAATATTCCCTCGTGGAGGACTTGCCGCATCGACATGAGCTCTCCCCCGCACTTCATGCCCCCTCTTTCCCGGCCCGTGCTCGTAACATGAACGAAACAAAGATGCCTCTACAGCCATGAGCCGGGCCCGTTAGGTGCCCACGGTGAGATGCAATGTACTGTATTAATGGCGGTGCTGAGGTACATTAGCTacataggtaggtactaaggcGCCCACAGCTGGGGCCGCCGTGTTGCTTTTGCTGAGCTAATAATGCACTGTCCGCCCGAAATCCGACCACCAGTGAGTGGAGAGAGTGTTCCTCCACACCTCATgctccctcgcctcgcctcctaCTTGTCGATTTTGATCCGCACCACGCACCGCACGCACCGCACGTTACACCGCACCGCTGCAaatcgacgacgcgccgccccttcgaggcgaggctggccTTGCGATTGTGCTCTCGTCCGGCACTCTGCCCTCGCATCGCTCTGTGTTTTCGCGAtgcgcgacgacagccgAAGTAGATCCCCCCGGGAAGGGCGGGATCGAGACACGGCACGACAcagcggcctcgtcgacgacgaccatcGACACGACCGCTACGGATCTCGGCAGGGTAAAGCCTTGGCCCGCGCCTGGTGTGGGAGTCTACAGAGACATGCAGACGAAACTTAGTTTTCCCGGACGTCGTTTGGAGCTTGAGAGCTAACTTGCCCACGGATCGGAGAGACCACCCTCGGTCTCCTCCAGGCCGCGACTACTACGACCAACGGGAGACTCAGCCACGTCAGCACCGCCAAGGGGAATACCCGGATAGGCGGCGTCAGCGAGATGAGGACTTGCGCGCCCGGAGAGCCGACGATGCGCGCCGCTCGAGACGTGACTGGGAGGACAGAGGCTACCACGGCATGTACGACGACAAGCGAgaaggcgacgatgatggcgaccATAGAGGCCGTCACCACTCGCGCGGACGGTATCACGATGATGAATACGATTATTCGCGGCGAGATGAGTacgaccaccgccgcgacgacggttCGCGCGGTCGCTATGGCCGGAGCCGATCCCACAGCAGACCGAGAGACGCGGGTCGGCCGACAGATACGATCAAACTTGAGGGAGTGCCGTTTGGTATCTCATCAGCTGCGGTTCGTACTTTGATAGTATCTGGGATGGAGGAAATTTGTCTAACAGTCCGAAGCTCCGTGAAGCTCTCCTGGAGAGctcccccgtcgccgccaagtTTCCGCCGGTGGACGTTCGAGTTGTGTCATCAAAAGGTAGCCCTCCCAGCTTGCAATTAGGTGCTTGCCAATGCTGACCTTGATCAACAAGGCTATTGTCGTGCCTTTGTGCAATTTGAGACGATGGATGACGCCGTAGTCTTTGTCAAAGAACACTTCCCAAGCCTCCTAGTGACATTGCCTCACCCAACTGATGAAGCGCcagacggcgaggcggagctcTCTTTGCACTTCGCCCGTAGCCAGAGCGACCTTGAACAGCAGCCGGGCAGTCTACCGCTAGTCGTTCCTGGAGATTGGTTGTGCCCTCAGGTACGTCCCCTTGTTCAACCCGTTCAGTTGCCCGGTGCTGAACTCTGAACCTTCACCAGTGCACCTTTCTCAACTTCGCGTCGCGTCGACAGTGCAGGGACTGCGGTCTTTCCATTCCAGGTACATTCGCCCATCAATACCCATCAAGAGCACAGGATATCGTCGATGAGCAATGGCTTACAGATTCCGTCCAGCTGCGTGTGGCTTCGAGGGACggaccggcgccgccgacgtcgcccgaAGCGTTGACAAAAAGATGCAGTTTCTTGTCGTCTACCCGCTCCCTCCCCATTTTGACGAGGATAAGCTCGCCAGCGAGATgaagcgcctcgagctcgtcaaggTGGAGAAACCAAAGGGCGAACCACCCAAGCTCAAGTCCACGGCGCCCTCTGTGGATGGGGCTGGATACGGCGCCCGCCAGGGCTCTCTGCACCGCGTATTTCTGATGCGTGAGGTGGCAACGCATACCAACCTTCGATATGGCTTTGCAGAGTTCTGGACCTTGGCTGATACGGCCGCGGCACTCAAGAAGTTCCAGATGACGCGCTCTTTTGAGATCGCAGGCAACGTCGTCAACATCGCCATGATTCACATGGGTGTATTCGTGCCAGAGGATCGAGAGGTGACTCCCGATATTGCCTTTGAGTCCTTTCAGCCCCTGTTCAACCCGGAGACGCGCATCCGATATCGCGACTTCGAACTCTACCCCAGCCCCAAAGTTGTTGCACAGACCTCCCCCGATGACGGCATGACCAAGCCCGGCGCGGAAGCAAAGATCGAGGCGTCGAAGCCTGAAGCCATGAAGagcaagaagcgcaaggccgagaGTGGTGCGGCAGATACGGTACCCAAGAAGAGCATCGCCATGGGACCCCAAATGGCCTTCTGGCAGCAACGCCATAGAGAGATTCAAGGCATCCAGCCTGACGACAACAAACTCCCGCAGGAGGCAGCAGATGGCTCCAAGCGGGCTGCTCCCATCAAGTTCTCTCTGAAGACCGGTGTTATCAACACGAACGAATCCGCCGCGACTGAAGGACAGATCGCCCCTGACGCCCAAGCGGCCCAGAGGCAGGAGGTGTCATACGTGGACCGAGCTCGGCTCATGTGCCTAATTTGTATGATGCGCTACAAGTCGGTCGAAGAAGTCAACATTCACGAGAAGTCGGGTAATCACAGACGGGCCacggaggacgaggccaaggtcaaggccgcgcTCCCTCGCATCGCCGCTCGAGACAGGAGAGCTCAGCAGAAGGGAGAGGTGGCGCAGTACCGCGACCGCGCCAAGGAGCGACGCGAGACCTTTGACCAGCCCAGCAAGCCACTCACCAAGACCAGTAACAAGCCCAAGGATGCTGCTCAGCCAACCAAGGAAGAAGCCAAGAAGCCCATCGAGTCCAAGGGCGCCGGCATGCTGGCTAAGATGGGTTGGTCTAAGGGCGAAGGCCTGGGTgcgacgggcgagggccTTACGGAGGCCTTGACGGCCAACGCGTACAAGgagggcgtcggcctcggtgccgagggcggcaagctggGCGACGCTCAGGAGGTGGCCGAGGGCCGGACCAAGGACAGTTACTCTAGCTAcgtgtcggcggcgcaggatCGCGCCCGTGAGCGATACAAGCAGATGCAGTGatgcgggcagcggcgagccagccagctgctTCGAGCACACGCCATGGGTAGATATGGCACATTGGGGTTTGCTTCCTTTTGTCAAAAATGTACAACAAATGGTCCAGAAAATCTGGGAATGGACGTGGGACTCGCTCCGCACATGGGCGTCGGATGCCCTACGCCTTGGGGTTTTAGGGACGGGATTCTATATCGCAACAGTGTGCTCTTCTTGCCACGGGGAGCTTCTGAGCTTGCGATGAGAAATAGTCATGGAATGAATAATTGTACCTTTAGACTTCTATTCAATGCCTCCCTATAAGTGTACAATGCTTGCTTTCTTGCTCCCGTAACGAGGGTGTCTGGATGGTATCGTCTATGGCCGTAGAGCCACGCCAAAATAAGGTCCTGTCGTCTATTTCACGCTGCTTGCTTTTGTGCAATGTCTGTGTCGTCATCCCAACCAATATGCAATGCGGaaaaaggagagagagaaaaagtAACAAGAAATATGTTTACAGAGTCGAAATtatggcggcgacggccacgaggagcccggcggtggcgacgccatggcgagggctgagctggccggcggcagacGGCTCCGCGACACCAGCCACGTCCGGGAGGGTCTTTGCGCCCTTGCTGATCTCGATGACGTTGgacttgttgttgttgacattggcctgggcgaggccgacctgCCTGTTGGTCATGTCGTAGACGACGTAGGCGGAGCGCAGGAAggggtcgccgaggagggcccACGTCTCCGACTTGATGCCGTAGTCGTTGGCCGAGGCGATGCCGAAGACGCAGACCGCCTTCCAGGTGCCGAAGAGGGACTTGAGGGCGTCGCCCTTGAGGATCTtctgggcgtcggcggggaaGTAGTCGAGGACaatctcgtcggcggggacgCGGATCGTCTTGTTGTCGAACTTGAAGCTGAAGCGGATacccttgcccttgtcgccgcGGTAGGCGCAGTCGACGAGCGGGACGGGGATCTGGTCGatggagacgacgccgaacTTGTCGTGGATGTCCTTGATGAGGGGGTTGGGCAGGAGGGTGAGCGACGACCCGgagtcgaggatggcgacgccctggAAGTCTGGGagcttgacgccgtcgatgctCAGGCCCCGGAGCGCAACGGCGTAGTACGGTGTGGCCTCGGATGCATCGTTTACCACGCCGTTGGTGAGGGGTAGGGTGGCGAGCCTGCCGTAGTACTTTTCcgagtcgacgccgccgaagagGATGGTGCCGGAtttggcgtcggcatcgttCTGTGTGCGGGCAACGCTGGTTAGCTGAAAATGTTTTTCCTCACTTCTGTCTTCTATATTGCAGAAGAGCGAACACGCGCATTCATTGCGGCGGTTCCCGAGTGCACGCCGGAATGGAGGAAACACGCACCAGGTACAAGCTaaagacggcggcgtcgatgaggcccTGGGCGACCatgttgtcgacgacggttgGGTACGTCCTGTTGGAGGCGACAGTTGCGCTGTAGCCGAGACCCATGATGCCCGTGGGGCGGACAGagcggagggcgaggccgagctgctggtcCTTGATCTGCTTGCCGTGGATGGTGAGCGTGTCGTTGAAGTAGTCGCCCTGGATGTTGCGGTGGTCGAGGTAGGTGATGTTGAAGCCGCTCTTCTGGACAGTCTTCATGGTCGAGCTGGCGTTGGGGTTGACTGGTAAAAAAAAGATGATGCAATGGTCAGCAGGGTATATCGCAACACATATACAACTCACACGAAGAGAGAGGCCCGCCGTCAGGGGATGATGGATCTGGTGGTGTGTTTGAGATGTGCAAAACGTACACTGAGTTTGGCAccattgctgctgctgctgttgcctgtccttgtcgttgcataggtcggcggcgatggaaTTGACCCATGTGTCACTACTCCCCGTGTCAAGCAGGAAGCTGAGCTGCTGAGGCGGGGTGCCGACGGAGAACTCGGCGTAGTAGCCGCCAGCGGTGATGTTgttgagggcctcgaggccgatggAGCCGTCACCGCGCCGCGTGAGGGACGAGGGGAtgtcgtcgtgcgcgcggCGCACCCACGGCACGGAAACGGTGCCGGCAGAAACGgtcgagacgacggcggccagcgcgaggAGGGCAATGGTATTgaaggaggacgacgacgacgacgacaacgacgacgacaatggcaGCATCATGACGAGCAAGCGCAAGCCCacggcaggcgggcaaggcTGGGGCGTGTGTCTGAGTgaagggcgcggcggcggccctgttTTCCCCCTTCGTCTTGGGCGAGTCAGGGCGAAACTGGCTGACGGCCGGGAaggagagcgaggaggaggcgtgggcgtgtcacagtcgcagtcgcagtcgcgcgcgtgcgcgtgtgtcgtgcgtgcgtggtcAATCAGTCGTACAAGCGTTCCGGTCGTTTGGAGGTTTGGTTCGTCGATGTAGAAAAgctggcccctcccccccgtctctggcggcggcgttggtggtggtggtgatggtggagaggatcgacgacgacaaaacaccaagcagcagcagcggtggcggcgcgacggggaAACGAACGAAAGAATCAAGACGAACGGACAGACCGAGGACCGAGAGCCAAAACTGCAGATGATAAATGACGCGCCACGCGGACAATGAGACTACATACAGCCCAGACCACCGAAACAatggggggaggaggaggaggagggtaGTATATACGAAGTCCGTATTAATGGGTAGGTAATAGGAGCAGTAAGTACTAACGTAGAGGAAAAGGTGCTGGTCAaggcgcaggcagggcggGGTGGGATGCATTATGTTATGTTTCTGCCAAGACTCCCTTCCAAGGTCATGGTTCGCAAGCACGAGGAAGCCGCGGGTGGATCGCATCGTATCGCATCGCATGGCATCACATCGCATCCATGTATGCATACAGGCATCACGGTTGCTTTGTCtcgctcgcgggcgcgcagaAGACCAAGCAGGTCGGATGGGTATTTGCTTGTTGACGTGGATCTTGGTCCATAGTACGTATTCGTTGGTGAAGGTAATACTAACTAACCTGACTACGTACAACTACTTGGACCATTGGGACCCGAAATGCGGGCGCGATTGACGTAAAAGGTTGGTGGGGGATGGAAGGGATCCACGCATGGAATCCACGCTGGGTTGCGTCTCCCCACGAGGCTCATCAGCGTGGGGTCGGTCCCCTGCCCTGACCTGCcctgggcgctgctgcatccAATGCTTGGGCGCCGGTACCTTGcagctctctctctgcctgaGAGCCTCGCTGCGAGGCGCCAGGAGAGAGAGCAGTAGGCTGGCCTGAGTAAGGAAGGCAGTATAGTACCTACTGTATCCGTAGTAGAGTTGGTGGTACCTTACaccagcccccccccccccgataGCCGACGTCCCTCGCTACTACTATAAGCGCCAGCAAATCGACAATGCAGCTCGAACCTCGGGGTTGAACTCTCGGGCAGCATACAAATTGCAGACACTACAAACACTCGTCTGACACAAGTacaacccccccccggacCACGCACGAGCCTTGGGTACGTGCTTGACAATGCTCATACATTGCGCGTCCCAAAAGCTAGCCAAGCCAGCCACAGCCGGCTGACAACAGAAACTCCTCCGCCATTGCCCACCACATATGCGCATGGCGCCTCCGCGCTTCAGGcagccgcgacgacggcgggcgcatcGACAGACGCATGGACACGCCGAGGGGCCGTGCCGCGACGTGACGCACCCATGCGCATATGCGCTTTATGCTTACCTGGCCCAGCCCCTCCCTTCCTTGTTCGCGTGCTCCGGCCGTGACGTCGCAGGTCGCTCAAACCGGGAAGATATGGGGGCCTGCTGGAGTCCCGGACGCGGCTGCTGTACGCAAACCGGACACGAGCGGGATTGTGGCTTGGGGAGGCTTGTTGCTCATGCGCGTCACTGCTGACTTTGTTAGCAGCAGACTCGATTAGGCGTGAGAGAGACGACCACGATATGCGGTCGACCGTGATATGAAGCTGATGAAATCAATTCTCAGATACGCTACCACAACTCCTCATCGCTCCGATGCCGTGTCTAACTTGAAAAGTCCTCTAACAACCATGACACCAGTGAACGCAAGCAATCTCACCACCCAAGACCAGCTACTCTAGCGAGACCGGTCCCCTACAACAAGAGATATCCCTCCGCCCACTCAAGAGTCTCATCCTGTGCCCGCCGGACAACCTCACTGAGCGTGCTATCCCGGCCATCATTCGTCCACGTCTTATCGCGGAGCTCTAGCGtctccgcgccgacgccgcgtaTCGTGTTCAGCATCCTCACCGCCCATTCCTTGTCTGCCGTTGCACGAGTGCCATGGTTGATCTCGGAGAGCTGCACcgtgttgatgatggccttggtcACGGCACCGCTTATCACGCTgctggatgacgacgacgacggctggcgGCTCACCCACAGCCAGTACCGCCggatcgtcgacggcgcgttTGGGTCGCTGGGCCGCGGGAACGCGCCGCTTAGAGACATCTTGCACTGCGGGCACCagccgaggatgagcttgATGCGCCGCTTGCACTTGCCCGTCTTGCAGGAGTCGTTGCGCGTGCCCGTTCCGGTGTGGAGGCAGATGGTGTAGAGAAGCGTTGTTGTGGAGCACATTTCGTGAATGtctctcctccctcttcttctctctctctctccctctttctCTTTGCGAAAACACTTGAGTCTTGTTTTATTTTCGTCTTGATACGTGCAAGATGGCTCTGCGCTCGACTTCTAGCAGGGGGGCAACGAAAGCAAGCTGTCTTGCGTTGAGGAAAGTATCAGGTTcattatatatatattgcTACAGCGTCTGTGACCACATCACAAAGTGCAATGGTCTCGCGGTGGGCGGCTGTACGGCCTCGAAACTGTGTagagcatcagcagcagcacccagCGCCAGAGCGTTCTTGCGCAACTTGCTGGCATCGATCGcagaaaagaaagaaaaatgGCAAGCATCATGACCAACTCCAGCTGTGGGCTTGTTACACGCCGTCACAGTCCACAACTTTCCAGATCCCCTTGGGTATCACGACCGTTTCCCGACCACGCTTGCTTCATCAAAATCAtctcccccgcggcggctcggcacATCAACAACCCAAGTGCGCTGCCAACAGTTTCTCTCCAACTTCACGTCTGTCGCGCACGTCTTCACTCTCACTCCCCCTTGTGTTCAAACTGAACACACACAAAAGGGTTCAAAAGTCATCAGGATCCTCGCCAGCTGCCCAGCGCATGGTCCGCGCCTGCGCCAAGTCCACAATCTCACGCATCCTCTTCCGCGAGAGGTCATgatcgccgtcgtcgtcggaatCGTCCTGAGCGAGACACGGCTTGTTCGGCCACAGCAGGCAGCCCATGAGCACCGCCTCGGGCTTGCAGTAGGCGAGCTCCTTCTCCAGGCTATGGCGCCACTGGCGGGCACCAACAAAGTCGCGCCGGCCAcggagcagctcctcgtgCGTGAGCTGGTGGAGCTTGGGCAAGaggggccgcgccggcgacagcgctggcgacgacgacaacgtcaaCGACACGCCGGGGGTGTGGTCCGCCGGCGTCTCCGGGAGCGACGAcaggagcttctcctcgcgcTGCACGTCGGGGTGAGCGTTGAGCGCAGTGTACTCCTCCCAGTACCGCCCGATCAGCTTGGGGCTCCGGATCAGGATGCTGACGTGCATGTCGTTGTTGTGgttgttgtcgccgtcgacgtagtcgtcgtcggagccgctgccgtcggAGAAGTGTGCAACGCAGTTCCTGCACCAGTCTGGGTAGATGGTGAGGTAGCAgcggtggtgacggcagAACgggaggccggcgccgccgctcctggGGTAGTACCCGGTGCAGAACTCGGTGCCGCACTTGCTTCGGACGGTGTGGCCGCAGGCCGAGAAGAGGTCCTGGTTCTCGATGCACATtattgttgctgctgccgctgttgttgTTACTGTGTGGTGACGGTCTATGGATGCCAGGGTCGTCGacagggaggcggcggcggcggcggttgacGCTGAATTTGTAGAGTGGTGAGCATCATGACGAAGGCGACGCAGAGGTCCAGAAGCATACTCGTTGGCTATTCTTTTGTGAGAAGATCAAAGCTGCCTGCCATGCGGCTCGTTGGTTTCCAGAGGTCGATCGATGATGAGCCTTTGCACCTCTTGACACGCGGCTACACACGTTTGGTTTGGCAAtgaagctgcagcagcgagtCCTTTGGGATAGCCTTGTTTGCGTCGCCGGAGAGAGAAACGCCAAACGCCCAAAAAGGGATTTAAAGTCAAAGACGGACGGGAGATGCAACAGACATGAGGCCAAaaggggatggatggatggatgggtgcgCGAGCACGCGTGCGTACGTAGACGATGGTGGAAACGCGGGCGAAGTTCCAAGGCGAGCAGGAAGCCGGCTTGGTGAGAGAGTTGGATGAGAGGGGAACAGATAGGACAGGGTGAGGAAGCGGTCTAGGTGGGAACAGAGCAGTTCTCGGGGGCCACAATGGCAACAATAGTGCCTGTTCAGAGGGTGGCGATTGTTTTTGTTCGCGCAGCTGGTGACAgcccccggccggccggcccgggGGCCGCAGCTGGCAAgcgtgtatgtgtgtatTGAGGCATCATTCGAAATCTAAGTCTAagggcgcgagcgcgcaggggagggggggcgtgtggaAACCGAGGCACAGAACAATATGAACAAAGTGAAAAAACAAGGTCGTCCTTGCTCGGGAGGGGGGTGTTTGTGCCGAGCAATGGGCACGCCATGGTACCGCAAACACACATCCACATCCACAAACGCAACATATGATCCAATGATTGGGGGGGGACGAACGTCCAAACCGGTCAGCCTGTATTCAGTCTCGTCACAGCTTTCCGGCCctttcgccgccgtcctgcttCAGCCGGATGACGCCCTTTTTTGTTTTCCGTTGTCAGCTAGAGGATTCACGTGGTCACGGACGGGGACGAgtttgatgatgatgatgataaaAACACGAAGCTCGAGacgggaaaaaaaaaaaaaaaaggacaGAAAGGAGGAGAGAAAGAGAGTAAAACAAACTCACCTCTTGCACGCACGTCGCCAGCAGGGTCCCGTCCTTGGCAAAAATCCTTTGCAGCACGACGCCCCTCCCGTCGCCCGACCACGGGCTCTCCATCTCGGTGAACATccagtcgtcggcgcggacgcGCAGCGGCTCGTGGAAGTAGATGCTGTGGTCGAGGCTCACCAGCATGCCCACCGACGGCCTGCCGACCCAGTCCTCGACGCGCGAGCCCATGCCCTCGAACTCGctcagctcctcgacctggcggcgcacctcggcgggcaggccgggCACCTCCTCGGGGGCAAAGGGGAAGCGCCACAGCCGGTGCACGCGCGA belongs to Purpureocillium takamizusanense chromosome 1, complete sequence and includes:
- a CDS encoding uncharacterized protein (COG:A~EggNog:ENOG503NWVJ), whose product is MYDDKREGDDDGDHRGRHHSRGRYHDDEYDYSRRDEYDHRRDDGSRGRYGRSRSHSRPRDAGRPTDTIKLEGVPFGISSAALREALLESSPVAAKFPPVDVRVVSSKGYCRAFVQFETMDDAVVFVKEHFPSLLVTLPHPTDEAPDGEAELSLHFARSQSDLEQQPGSLPLVVPGDWLCPQCTFLNFASRRQCRDCGLSIPAACGFEGRTGAADVARSVDKKMQFLVVYPLPPHFDEDKLASEMKRLELVKVEKPKGEPPKLKSTAPSVDGAGYGARQGSLHRVFLMREVATHTNLRYGFAEFWTLADTAAALKKFQMTRSFEIAGNVVNIAMIHMGVFVPEDREVTPDIAFESFQPLFNPETRIRYRDFELYPSPKVVAQTSPDDGMTKPGAEAKIEASKPEAMKSKKRKAESGAADTVPKKSIAMGPQMAFWQQRHREIQGIQPDDNKLPQEAADGSKRAAPIKFSLKTGVINTNESAATEGQIAPDAQAAQRQEVSYVDRARLMCLICMMRYKSVEEVNIHEKSGNHRRATEDEAKVKAALPRIAARDRRAQQKGEVAQYRDRAKERRETFDQPSKPLTKTSNKPKDAAQPTKEEAKKPIESKGAGMLAKMGWSKGEGLGATGEGLTEALTANAYKEGVGLGAEGGKLGDAQEVAEGRTKDSYSSYVSAAQDRARERYKQMQ
- a CDS encoding uncharacterized protein (MEROPS:MER0000937~EggNog:ENOG503NXPH~SECRETED:SignalP(1-34~SECRETED:cutsite=VSA-GT~SECRETED:prob=0.4576)~COG:O); translated protein: MMLPLSSSLSSSSSSSFNTIALLALAAVVSTVSAGTVSVPWVRRAHDDIPSSLTRRGDGSIGLEALNNITAGGYYAEFSVGTPPQQLSFLLDTGSSDTWVNSIAADLCNDKDRQQQQQQWCQTQFNPNASSTMKTVQKSGFNITYLDHRNIQGDYFNDTLTIHGKQIKDQQLGLALRSVRPTGIMGLGYSATVASNRTYPTVVDNMVAQGLIDAAVFSLYLNDADAKSGTILFGGVDSEKYYGRLATLPLTNGVVNDASEATPYYAVALRGLSIDGVKLPDFQGVAILDSGSSLTLLPNPLIKDIHDKFGVVSIDQIPVPLVDCAYRGDKGKGIRFSFKFDNKTIRVPADEIVLDYFPADAQKILKGDALKSLFGTWKAVCVFGIASANDYGIKSETWALLGDPFLRSAYVVYDMTNRQVGLAQANVNNNKSNVIEISKGAKTLPDVAGVAEPSAAGQLSPRHGVATAGLLVAVAAIISTL